A segment of the Panicum hallii strain FIL2 chromosome 1, PHallii_v3.1, whole genome shotgun sequence genome:
GCTGCCGAAGTTGACGTACACGACCGAGCCGGGCCGCTGGGCGTCCAGCCATTGGAAGCAGCTGGCGTCCTCCTTCCAGAGGTTGCCGCTGATCGCGGCCGCGTCGGGGCGGGCCAAGGTCTTGACGGACGTGACGAGCGGGCCGACGGTGTACACGCGCGGGAACTCGCGGCGCAGCGCGTCGACGACGTCCTGCTCCAGCTCGTCGAACGTATTGACGATGATCCCCTGCGCGTGGCGCGAGTTCTgggcctcgccgccgtcgaagTGGACCATGAAGTCGTCCGGGTCCGTCGTACGGATGAAGCTGGGGATGTCCCGCAGCCGGATGCCTGGCATCCCGGGCACCCAGTCGAGCACCGTGTCCAGGTACCCGTTGGTCAGGAAGCTCTCATCTGCGACATGCCCAACACACACATGTCAAACCGGTGCCAAATCATGAGGAAATGAAGAACCTGCTCGTGCATGGCCTTTTGGGCCTTTAATCACCTTTGAGTGGCACGTAGCCTCTGTCCATGAGCTCCATGAACTGGAGGTAGCCCATGAAGCCACACGCGCTCATGGTACAGAACACGAGCGCCAGTATGCCCATCCCGTTGGCCACCCTCTGCGCGAAGCTCATGAAGTTGTCCAGCACGACGCAGGTGACCGGCGGCCGGCCCGGCGCGCTGTTCAGCCTCGCCAGGAGGTCCCcgaacggcgcggcggcgctccgggacAGGGCGTCGCAGAGCGCGGGGATGTCCTGCGTGACGTCGTCGTTGGCCGACGGCGGCAGGCCGTCGGGGATGGCCTCGAACCGGAAGTCGTCGAGGCCCGCCAGGGCGCCCGCGCCCCGGGAccggagcaggcggcggcggttgtACTCGGAGTGGACGTAGGTGATGAAGAAGCCCCTGGCGTGCAGCACCTTGGCGAGCTGCAGCAGCGGCGTGACGTGGCCCTGCGCCGGATACGGGAGGAACACCGCGTGGGGCCGCGAGTTGGAGCCCATCGCGGGGGTTTCTTCGTTCAACGAGCGATGAGCGTGCCGGGAAGACGCGGTGATGGTCAGCTGGGCACCTTACGGCATGCCGGCACTGTATATATGGAGAGGCATCGATCTCCTGcggagaaggaagaagaggaagagccAAGGCGATCGCGATTGACCACGCGGCGGGATCGATGCGGCTCTACGAATCGTAGTGCCGAGCCGTGGCTCGGAGAGCCGCGACGAAGCAGTCGCTGATGCTTACAGCGATGGCTGGTACAGTATATTATCCCGGCGCTGGGTCGTGATTGGAGCGCCATGGCTGCCGGGCGCCGGCGTCGACCAGCGGGAATCCTGGAGTTGCCAATGGTCATGGAGCCTGCTGTCAGTATACTACTGGCGTGGGAGAGTAAAAACTGATGTTAGGGCGACGGTCCAAAACCAGTTCACAGCGATTAAAATATTCCAATCAACCTACCTCAACAATTGTGAAGGTAGTTCATATGGTGGTCCATAGCAAAAGGTGcctattaaaaataaaatatcaatTTATCACACTCCACCCTCCCCTTTTCTCcatctctctccttccttctctttctccATATCAACTCAATACTATTTATTTTTGCACTCAACATTGTGAACTTTGCAATAGTAATAGCTTACTATGAATAGGACCCACCGCTATGGACTACTTGGTCCAAATACATTGGTGTTGCCGTTATGGATGTGCACGAAGACCGATCACCTCCACTAGGCAATTTACTATGCCCTTATGGATGTGCACCGAAAGAATTACAAGCGATAATTGCAAGATGAATTGGATACGGGCTGCGAGATCAAACAAAAATGGAGGTCTGAGTATTTTACATATAGGTAAATTCATGAGAGCCGCGATCTTGGAATCCGGAGGACAAGTCTTGGGTCGGCAACTGCAGCGAAATAGACGAGCATTTTGCGGTAGCAACAACTATCACAATTGGAAATGAAGAGATGATATCTTTTTAACAGCGCATGGGTTCAAGGCCTCTGTCCAAAGGATCTGGCACCATCTGTCTACACAATTTTAAAGAAAAATAATAGAACGCTACAGAAGGCATTAACAGAGTATTTGGACCTCTGCACCCGTCTTTCTTCGCACGACTATTTACGGAATTTGTGCAACTTTGGAAGAGTGCTCAACATGTGAACTTGAGGCCGCACATCTAGGATGAAATTTCATGGAATTTTAACGAGTCCGATCAGTTCTTGATAAGCTCAGCTTACCATACTCAATTTACAGAGGCAATCAGCACAAACCTCAACGAAATCGTCTGGTCAGCTTGGGCACCTCCAAAATGCAAACTCTTCAGTTGGCTAGCGGTTCAAGATAGAATCTGGACCGCGGACAGACTACAGGCGAGAGGTTGGAAACATAACCCAGCTTGTGTTTTTTGCCGCAGGGTTCCTAAGACCGGAATGCACCTATTCTCCGATTGTAGGTTCACTGGGCATATTTGGGCTGATATTTCTACTTGGCCATCGGAACCGTCGCTGCACCCAACAAATTGGATACCAACAGCCTCAGTCCATGAGTGGTGGTCGGCATTGATCGAGACGTAAGATGTTCCacgcaaggtttgaaattcctAGTCATCCTTGTACGCTGGGAAGTATGGCTGGAGCGCAACGCTCGCATTTTCAATCGTACAGAAGCCCTCTCTTTTCGCGATGACCGCAAAAATCAAAGATGAGGCATCGTTGTGGCTGTGGCCAGCGCGAAACATCAGGCACACCGGCACGCCTTATTGATTGAGTGTGAGTCCACATGCGTGCATTAAGTGCTCCATTTTTCTTGCTTTGTACTAACTATTGTACAATGCTGGAACCTCTTAACTTTCCCTCTTCTTATTAATACAACGGGCAGCTCTCCTGCCGTTCCGTTTTTCAAAAAAGAGAGAGATTAACATTGGCGACTGGCTTGCCGTGTAAGATGGGCAGGTTTTTTTTTTAGGATGGGGAGCTGCTGGTGGAGATTAACATTGGCAACGGGACAAAACAAAAATGCCGCGCACAGCCCATAAGCCGAAAGGGCCTTGAGTTCATCAGGCCGATCAAACTGTTCGGCGTCTTCGGCCCAGAAGCCCAGATGACGTGACGCCCTGATCAGGCCAGGCCAGTCGTGGCGCGTTCCATAGATTTCTTACAGAAAAATCAGCATCGCAGAATTTATACATCTTCTAACCACGTCTTGTTCGTTCTTTTGATAATTGATATGAACACGGTTGTTCATAGTTGAGTACTTGAGTGGAGACATCAAATCTTTCACTTCAAATCGAAAGGGTCCCAAATTCTAAGACAAATATTATGATAATTATAAGATTATCATAGCCCATTTTCTAGCAAATTCAGGATCATTATCGGTACATTCAGACAGGGTACCTTCTGCTAGTGTGTCCAACCCGAGAAGCGCGAGGTTATCtataacctcgcactaagcctttgggtgacaGGACGTCCGGCCCGGATCTCCCTTCCCACCGCGgaagaggtccggtgccgccacgtgccctgGGGAGGCGGCCGCTAGACCAGCTCTGCCACGTGTTcggtggcagccagccttctgcGGGAAGCCAGCCCAGCTACCACATTAAATACGGGTAGGTGGGGTGTGCGTGCTCAAGACAGGGCATGAGTTGtccactgacacgttgggcaggtatgctgacaccacggtaagcccgtctgttaccgaggcggcgcgtcgcattACCACACTGTGTACGCTGACGGGCAGTGTGTAGTCACGTCACAGTGCCGTGCGCGTGAGGAAAAGGTAATTATGATCTGCCGCAGGAGGGCCGcagcgtgcgctgctacagggtgcgcggaggctacagcacggcaggtcaacatagctccttcgcctgtcagcgggaaCCGTAACCTAACCCagcagtgacagcacgtctcccACTATGCATATCACTGGCAGCAGACCCTGTGCAGACGAGACGGCACAAGATCAAATTCAGACGGAGAATACACACGGGGCCGAAGGAAAGATTTCCGAATCTGTAGCATTCCAtctccaatgtgtacgttatttaatatgtcgccaGATCCATCTATCGGGATCCCGCttagtgtacgcgctccccttgagcctataaaacgGAGGGTGCGCACGTTAGAAATCAAGTTTTCCGAAGTTCCAGAGGCACTAAGGTTCTCGGAAATTCTCTCAAGCTTTCCACGGACCTATAAgaaatacaacacacagtggacgtaggatTTTAGACTCCGGCggtccgaaccactctaaacccttgtgtaTTTCTCGTATTCGTGCGTCTCTTGATTTAAGCCCTTCTTAgctccccaaactcatcctgcACTGAAATTAGACGGGTAAACTCCGCCACCCGATGAACAAATACTCCGACAATCATCATCATTCCGTGCGAGCAAGAATTCGACGAGGCGGTCCATGTTTTCCCTCGAGGATCCACCTTCCTCCACCGCTTCTCGAGCTTTCTCCTTCCACACAATCGCCTTCACCCTCATCGCCTTGCCGCTCTCGCCGTCCATGGCCTCGCGCAAGAGCCGCgccaccccctccctcctcaCGTCGCTGTCGATCTCCATCCCGATCCCCCACTTGGCGCACACGTGCCGGCAGTTCGTCGGCTGCTCGGCGAAGAAGGGCCAGCAGAGCATCGGCACGCCGGCGCATATGCTCTCCAGCGTGGAGTTCCACCCGCAGTGCGTCAGGAACAGCCCGACGGACGGGTGCGAGAGGACCAGCTCCTGCGGGCACCAGCTCGCGAGGACGCCCCTTTCCTTGGTGTCCGTGACGAACTCCTCCGGCAGCTTGGCGTTCTCGCCGGAGACGAGGTCCGGCCTGATGACCCACAGGAACGGCCTGCCGCAGCCCGCCAGGCCCCACGCGAACTCGGCGAGCTGAGCGGGGGACATCACCGTGATGCTGCCGAAGTTGACGTACACGACGGAGCCCGGCGGCTGGGTGTCCAGCCACCGGAGGCAGCTGGTGTCCTCCTTCCAGAGGTTCCCGCCGATCGCGTCCAGCTCGCCTCCCCGCGCGGCGTTCGCGAACGCGGCGAGCGGGCCGACGGTGTACACGCGCGGGAACTCGCGGCGCAGCGCGTCCACCACGCCCTGCTCCAGCGCGTCGTACGTGTTGAGGATGACCCCGCGGGCCTTGCGCGCGTTCtgcgcctcgccgccgtcgaagTTGAGCATCACGTCGTCCCGGTCCGTCGTCCTGATGAAGCTGGGGATGTCCTTCAGACGGATGCCTGGCATGCCGGGGATCCAGTCGATTGCGGTGTCCAGGTACCCGTTTGTCAGGTCACTTTCGTCTAGCAATGTGCAGAACAAACAAGAGCATTTCATTCTTTTGTGTGGGGCAATTTAGTTTTGGCAAATTGTCGGTTTCAGATCGGAACTCGATTCAGAGGTAATTCTCATCTGAATTGATGTCAATGCTTGGTACCTTTCAGTGGCACGTAGGCTCGTCTGATGAGCTCGGCGAAGTGAAGGTACCCCATGAAGCCGCAGGCGCTCGTGGTCCAGAAGACCAAGGCCAGGATCCCCATCTCCTCGGCGACCCTCTGCGCGAAGCTCATCACGCCGTCGGCTACGACGCAGATGATAGGTGGGCTCCCGGGCGTGGAGTTCAGCCTCGCCAACAGGTCCCTGAACGGCGCGGCGCTGTGCTCGGTGGTGGAGAGGCAGAGCGCGGCGATGTCCTGCGTGACGTCGTCGTTCTCGGACGGCGGCAGGCCGTCCGGCACGGCCTCGAAGCGGAAGCcgtcggcgccggcgagggACCCCGGGCCGCGGGACCGGAGCAGGCGCCGGTGGTTGTACTCGGAGTTGACGTAGGTGATGTGGAACCCCCTGGCGTGCAGCGCCTTGGCGAGGTGCAGCATCGGCGTGACGTGGCCCTGCGCCGGCTGCGGGATGAGCACGGCGTGCGGCCGCTGCGCCGCCTCCTCGGGGCTCATCGTTGCCGGTCCCGGTACCCGGGCGCCTGGAGCTGCGCCGGCCGGCAACGCCTGGGAGGCAGCGGCGGGTGTTCGCAGGCGCAGATCCGGAGGTGCTGTTCCTCCGCGCTGAACTCCGAAAGCGCCGTGGCAGAGCAGGTCGCGCGTGACAGTGATGGCTGGTTGTGTGTTGTCCGCCTGTGGAGGTAGACGGCGGCCGGCGTTTTTGAAGTGGGCTTTCCACTCGGAGTAAAATAAAGTGACATGGGCACGGCGTAGGGTGGTGCCGACTCTATTTCGCTAGGGTACATGTTTCTTGTTAGGATAATTCATCATTATTTTTTCTAGATACGGATAATTTATCATTAATGCCCGATGCGGATCACTGGGGTACAGGTGTGTGGTTATTCTGGATGCGGCCCACCCGCTGGTTTGCACCGAAATCGTGATTTCTAAAGAGCAATGGGCTTCTTTCTGGCGGAAACAAATAATTGGAGCCCAATAAAATTGAACCAAGGGCGTTTTCTGTATCCATGTAGGCCCAGCCCATCTTAATAATTTCTTTTGCACTTGTGTCGACAGTTCAGTGCGATTTGGACACTTCCTACGCCgggtgttttttttttcttttgataaGATCCTACGCCGGTTTGGAATCATCTAGGATTAGTTTGTACTTTAACGTACTCCTGAATTTTTGGCACGGCGTATTGATAGCAGCCGGCTACATTAGCGCCTAACTAAAGAAGATTGCAGGTTCCATCAGCTCAATAATTGCTTGTAAGTATGTCACTCCATTTCAAATTGTAGTTTATTTTagcaaatctagatatataatttttgctatgtatTTAGACATAGAGTATATTTAGATGCATATCAaaatctatgtatctagatttgctAAAACGACATGTAATTTGGAACGAAAGGAGTATCTTTTTCTTCCAAAAGTCCAAGCCATCCTAAAGCCATCTTTTCAAAAGATAAAAATAGAAGGCATTACAGAGACCTTTCTCTGACACCTCACCCACCAAGCTCCAGAGATCGAGACCCCGTTTGATTTTGGAGGGCTAAAGTTCAGACCTATCACGTCAAAGAGAATCTTTTTACTTATgattattaaataaaatctgtttacaaACTTTTTGcatagatgggtgctaattcacAAGATGAATTCAATGAGCTTAATTAAGTTATGATTTGCTACAATAATGCTATAATagccatccgctaattatgtaTTAATATATCTCAttaaattcatctcgcgaattagcatagGAGTtctgtaattagttttataatttaattttatttaatacttctaaaatTTAGCTCTCTGGAATCAAACGCGTCTTGAGACCCCGTTGCGTGCGGATGTGTGCGACCATGTACGTGGCGAAATGATATTTGGGTTTCTTTGCGCGCAGCAAGACAGAAGCAAACATGGGCCCGCAGCGGCTAGGCCTCCCTGTTTCTTGGGCTGGTGTACTACGCATCATTCAGGTGTGTCGTCGTCCGAGGGGCGGCCAGCTCCCTCGCTCGCGGGCTGGCTCCTGCCGGCGTGGCCCCTTCTTCGCGTTGACCTCACACCATCACATATAGACACGGTGAAAAGGAGAGCTAACATAATAGAGTAGTAATCACGTCGTCGAGCTGGCCCCTCAGTCTTTCTTGGCTTTGTTTGACCCCAAAATTCAGCAGCCAGAATATCGCAATCGCTTGTGTACGTCATCACGGTGAGCTTCGACGTAAGAAACGGCGTCATGCTCGCCGACCTGATGACCCCACGGCAGCATCCTCGAGACTTCCGGAGCAACACAACAGCGGAAGAGATAAGATGGCAAGGAAGAGACGCAATCAAAAATAGTCGCTGGATGGATGGGCACGGAACGGGAGAAGAGCGGAAGGAGCCAAATTATGTGTAGCACGCACAGGGACATGGACGACCCACGAGAGCCGAGACGAAACACCGGCCGGTCACTTTCGCCGTTGCCGGAGGCGATCGATGGAGCCCCCGTGCGCGCGACCGCTCGAGGAATGTGGTGGAGGGGCTCGACGGCTCGTCATCTGCTTGCACTCGCCCGGCCAATCACCatgcggccggcgggcggtttTGCTCGCTCGTCCATCCAATCCAATGCAAGTTGCTGCCATTAGAGACCGATGCAGCAAGTGAAGTGGACAGGCTCAGGATCTCGCGGCCGGCCCGCCCCGTGGTTTAGGATAGGATCTCCAGCCATGCCGCCTTGTCGGGTGAGAGTGAGATCGATCTTCGATGCGGCGCCGGCCCTTTTTCTTGTCTccacgccgtcgccgtgcgTCGACGGGAAAAGCAAGCAGCTGATTTCCGGATCACCGGCCGGCGACAGCGCGGCGCACCTTTAATTTGCCGATCAGTAGGAACGAACGAGCCGGTATATGCGGAATGCATCGAACGTGAATCAATTAGCTACTTCTACGTTCAAAGTGGAGCGCGACTCGGCAACTACCTAGCTGATGACCTCTGTAAAAGCTTTCGGTGTGCACACCAGGAATCTGAATTTACATTTGCTCGCTACCTATCTTCGTGGCGATCGAATCAACTAGCTGCCCTCCACAGCTCCACGTGCTTGAGCCCCAGCCCCACTAATATTCATTTCCATCTTCCTTTCCATGTGGCTCCGCCTCACACGCCTGGCCCGTGGGGACGATGACGCCTCGAGgcagctcgagctccgcctgaTGCGCACAGCCGTCGGAGGCAGCTCGGGCTCGGTGACTGTGCGTGGCCCAGCGTTTTTCATTCTTTTGAATTTTTGCTATAGCCCAATTTTATTGAACAAATTAGTATAGCGTTGTCTTCAATTTTCTGATTGTGGGCGTGACAATATTCTCATTTGAATTTGTGATAAAAAATTATCTCACAATAAATTGTAGTATAAATTACGCGTAAAAGTTGTTTGCAAAATTTCTTTAGCGATATTTTCGCTTAAAAGATGTATGAAAAAGTTTGTGCATCAAACTTGCATATATAAGTTTATAACTTTCTGGAGATAGAAAATAGAAAGTAGTGGAAAATAAAACTTTCCGAAAAAGGAAAATCTGGAGTTGTCTGAAATCGATTGTCGGGAGCCATTGCTGTGCACACGTAGCCTTCAGAGGCACACACACCAGTTTACCGATCCACTCATAATCCACGCGCAACGCAAGGGCAAGGCACACGCGTGGTCCGTGGTCGATCTGTCCCGCTACGTCGTCAAACTGCAGAATCTGAAAGCAGATCCGGAAATGATATGCTAGTTTAACCACGCTGCTTAATTTCACGAAGTAACCATCTTAAAAAAATTGCTTAAGGGGATGTACTTGTGTGATCTTATGGCATAAACAACTGCGTAGAGACATGCAAAAGATTCGGTGTGTGGAGGCCCCAGCTCGTTTCCTGATCCACCGCACAACGGCAGGTGCGATCTGCACGTATGTGCCAGATCCGTTCGTGGGAGCAGATCTGCAAATGACACGTGGATGTCGCTGCTTTCGCAAATGAGTCCTGATAAAAATGGTTAAGTAATCACGTGGAAGCGTTGATTTAGACTTTAGTGACTAATGAATCACAAGCACTCCTTCGGAAATGATATGAGCGTGGGATGACCTAGTTTCGGTCGGTTGCGTGGGAAGCGATGCCATGGTATGACTAAACGATGCAGCTATAGACAATTTGCCCCGTTCAGAAATAGCATGGGTGTACATAATTTCAG
Coding sequences within it:
- the LOC112886586 gene encoding 7-deoxyloganetin glucosyltransferase-like: MGSNSRPHAVFLPYPAQGHVTPLLQLAKVLHARGFFITYVHSEYNRRRLLRSRGAGALAGLDDFRFEAIPDGLPPSANDDVTQDIPALCDALSRSAAAPFGDLLARLNSAPGRPPVTCVVLDNFMSFAQRVANGMGILALVFCTMSACGFMGYLQFMELMDRGYVPLKDESFLTNGYLDTVLDWVPGMPGIRLRDIPSFIRTTDPDDFMVHFDGGEAQNSRHAQGIIVNTFDELEQDVVDALRREFPRVYTVGPLVTSVKTLARPDAAAISGNLWKEDASCFQWLDAQRPGSVVYVNFGSITVMTPAQLAEFAWGLASCGRPFLWVIRPDLVTGEKAVLPEEFFAETKGRGLFLNWCPQEEVLSHPSTGLFLTHSGWNSTLESICAGVPMICWPFFAEQMTNCRYACAKWDIGLEIDNNVTREEVARLVKEAMDGEKGRDMNAEAAMWKEKAVAATEEGGASSVNIDCLVGFLLEGSVPTTAS
- the LOC112878843 gene encoding 7-deoxyloganetin glucosyltransferase-like, translated to MSPEEAAQRPHAVLIPQPAQGHVTPMLHLAKALHARGFHITYVNSEYNHRRLLRSRGPGSLAGADGFRFEAVPDGLPPSENDDVTQDIAALCLSTTEHSAAPFRDLLARLNSTPGSPPIICVVADGVMSFAQRVAEEMGILALVFWTTSACGFMGYLHFAELIRRAYVPLKDESDLTNGYLDTAIDWIPGMPGIRLKDIPSFIRTTDRDDVMLNFDGGEAQNARKARGVILNTYDALEQGVVDALRREFPRVYTVGPLAAFANAARGGELDAIGGNLWKEDTSCLRWLDTQPPGSVVYVNFGSITVMSPAQLAEFAWGLAGCGRPFLWVIRPDLVSGENAKLPEEFVTDTKERGVLASWCPQELVLSHPSVGLFLTHCGWNSTLESICAGVPMLCWPFFAEQPTNCRHVCAKWGIGMEIDSDVRREGVARLLREAMDGESGKAMRVKAIVWKEKAREAVEEGGSSRENMDRLVEFLLARNDDDCRSICSSGGGVYPSNFSAG